In Lacibacter sp. H375, one DNA window encodes the following:
- the ppk1 gene encoding polyphosphate kinase 1, with amino-acid sequence MLHNRDMSWLGFNFRVLQEASDKTVPLYERMKFLSIFSSNLDEFFRVRYPSVFAFSKINEKTRNKASVVMADDTAEKIKNEINRQLMHFGHVLTQEIIPELKTNGIVFYYNSEIRAEHKKEIKEIFLSDVLAFIQPIFLESSLQSFLPENNQLYFVVTLTEPSHGLLKQAIVNIPSDKVKRFFSLTPLEGDEYVIFLDDIIRENLGLLFPKLTILSVYSIKFNRDAELNLKDEYSGNLLNKIEKQLKKREIGLPSRFLYEEGMPRNLQLFLMAAFEVKYEDMFMGGRYHHLSDLSAFPSFQKNLYFEKAKPLTATGITDCADIFHVLEQRDVLLHLPYQSYNPVLAFFNQAAVDADVTDIYITLYRLASDSHIVNALIGAAKNGKNVVVFIELKARFDEANNIEWSRIMQAAGIKLVYSLPQIKVHSKIALVKKKVDGHELSYAVLSTGNFNESTARFYTDHVLMTSDMSIIKELVSLFKFLEKGRNEIGDTRLKFNDLLVSQFNMVDELEKRVGLEIKKAKKGEPAHIRIKVNNLEEPGIIKLLYKASKAGVKVDLIVRSVCCVAPGIADISEHITVRRIVDRFLEHTRLFIFGSDENATVYIGSADLMTRNLYHRVEVCVPVKDAGCRKQILDYFDIQWSDNDKAVQFLPDQQTIPVNGQNGTSINAQQSIYQYLQNIT; translated from the coding sequence ATGTTACATAACAGAGACATGAGTTGGTTAGGATTTAACTTCAGAGTATTGCAGGAAGCATCCGACAAAACCGTTCCGCTGTATGAACGGATGAAATTCCTGTCCATCTTCTCCAGTAACCTAGATGAGTTTTTCAGAGTAAGATATCCGTCTGTCTTTGCGTTTTCTAAAATAAATGAGAAGACAAGAAATAAAGCAAGCGTTGTAATGGCCGATGATACAGCGGAAAAAATTAAGAATGAGATCAACCGTCAGCTGATGCATTTCGGCCATGTTCTTACCCAGGAAATCATTCCCGAATTAAAGACCAACGGTATTGTTTTTTATTACAACTCAGAAATAAGAGCAGAACACAAAAAAGAGATCAAAGAGATTTTCCTATCGGATGTATTGGCATTTATTCAGCCCATATTTCTGGAATCAAGTCTTCAGTCATTTTTACCGGAGAACAACCAACTTTATTTTGTGGTAACATTGACAGAGCCGAGCCACGGCTTATTAAAACAGGCCATTGTAAATATTCCTTCAGATAAAGTAAAACGTTTTTTTTCTTTAACTCCGTTGGAAGGAGATGAATATGTTATTTTCCTGGATGATATCATTCGGGAGAATCTGGGTTTGCTGTTTCCGAAACTTACGATACTTAGTGTGTATAGTATAAAGTTTAACAGGGATGCTGAACTTAATCTCAAAGATGAATACAGTGGCAATTTGTTGAATAAAATTGAAAAACAATTGAAGAAAAGGGAAATTGGGTTGCCTTCCCGTTTTTTGTATGAGGAAGGTATGCCACGCAACCTGCAATTGTTTTTGATGGCAGCTTTTGAAGTAAAGTATGAGGATATGTTTATGGGCGGCAGGTATCACCACCTCAGTGATCTTTCGGCTTTCCCATCTTTTCAGAAAAATCTTTATTTCGAAAAAGCAAAACCACTTACAGCAACGGGCATAACCGATTGTGCTGATATTTTTCATGTACTTGAACAGCGGGATGTGTTATTGCATTTGCCTTACCAATCATATAATCCCGTGTTGGCGTTTTTTAACCAGGCTGCAGTTGATGCAGATGTAACGGATATTTATATTACACTTTACAGGCTGGCATCCGATTCACATATTGTTAATGCCTTAATAGGGGCAGCAAAAAATGGAAAGAATGTTGTGGTGTTTATAGAATTGAAAGCACGTTTTGACGAAGCAAATAATATTGAATGGAGCCGGATCATGCAGGCAGCAGGGATTAAACTGGTGTACAGTCTGCCACAGATAAAAGTACATTCAAAAATTGCTCTGGTGAAGAAAAAAGTGGATGGCCATGAATTATCGTATGCCGTTCTCAGTACAGGAAATTTTAATGAATCAACAGCCCGTTTTTATACCGATCATGTGTTGATGACTTCTGATATGTCAATTATTAAGGAATTAGTTTCACTATTTAAATTCCTTGAAAAGGGACGTAACGAAATAGGGGATACAAGATTGAAGTTTAATGATCTGCTTGTATCACAATTTAATATGGTAGACGAGTTGGAAAAACGTGTTGGGCTTGAAATAAAAAAAGCTAAGAAAGGGGAACCGGCACACATCAGGATAAAAGTAAACAACCTTGAAGAGCCGGGCATCATTAAGTTGTTGTATAAAGCAAGTAAGGCCGGAGTAAAAGTGGATCTGATTGTGCGAAGCGTTTGTTGTGTTGCTCCCGGAATTGCCGACATAAGTGAGCATATTACAGTGCGGCGGATTGTTGACAGGTTTCTCGAGCATACACGATTATTTATTTTTGGTTCAGATGAAAATGCAACGGTGTATATAGGATCTGCAGACCTTATGACTAGAAACCTGTATCACCGGGTAGAAGTTTGTGTTCCGGTAAAAGATGCGGGTTGCCGAAAACAGATCCTTGATTATTTTGATATCCAGTGGTCTGATAATGATAAAGCCGTTCAATTCTTGCCAGATCAACAAACTATTCCTGTCAACGGGCAAAATGGAACCAGCATCAATGCGCAACAAAGCATCTATCAATACCTGCAAAACATCACATGA
- a CDS encoding adenylate/guanylate cyclase domain-containing protein: MKNRASSYSLFSGFVKYKLRNVLYIALAWTIIDSIVILLMRDEAHITFRFFVVRESAVFIISCFMGYLFVFALRNAFPKQSPFLNFVLKSFSLILAAFLISFLVPVLDSIILRGKEASEAMQLSINDMLEPKLLFRRILYWVVLLVITQLYMEINEKYSPGVFIDIIRGKYMQPKIEKRIVMFMDLKDSTPIAEKLGHVENFKFIRDFIFDVSMALIEHDGRIYQYVGDEIVVSWLFSKRNAQKCLNSIIDARKNLQKNGEHFRRRYNIIPEFRVGLHMGEVTVGQIGVIKKDLAMSGDTMNTTARIRSACTELNQKFIMSKNFMENSDLTDWQGESLGIIDLKGKAEGIELFSIKI, translated from the coding sequence ATGAAAAACCGGGCATCATCTTATTCCTTATTTTCCGGTTTTGTAAAATATAAGCTGCGTAATGTTCTCTACATTGCTCTTGCATGGACAATAATTGACAGCATTGTTATTCTCTTAATGCGAGACGAAGCTCACATAACATTTCGCTTTTTTGTTGTGAGGGAATCAGCAGTTTTTATCATTAGCTGTTTCATGGGTTATTTGTTTGTATTTGCGCTCAGGAACGCATTTCCCAAACAATCGCCCTTTTTAAATTTTGTCCTGAAAAGTTTCAGTCTTATACTGGCCGCATTTCTTATTAGTTTTCTTGTTCCTGTTCTCGATAGTATTATCCTTCGTGGCAAGGAGGCATCAGAAGCGATGCAGCTTTCGATCAATGATATGTTGGAGCCAAAACTTTTATTCCGGAGAATTCTCTATTGGGTTGTACTATTGGTCATCACTCAATTGTATATGGAGATCAATGAAAAATATTCGCCGGGTGTTTTTATTGATATTATCCGGGGAAAGTACATGCAGCCGAAAATTGAAAAGCGTATCGTCATGTTCATGGATCTGAAAGATTCAACACCTATTGCTGAAAAACTGGGGCATGTTGAAAATTTCAAATTCATTCGTGATTTTATATTTGATGTGTCAATGGCATTGATAGAACATGATGGAAGAATTTACCAATATGTGGGAGATGAAATTGTAGTGTCCTGGCTTTTTTCAAAACGGAATGCACAGAAATGTCTGAACTCGATCATTGATGCCCGTAAAAATCTTCAGAAGAACGGCGAGCATTTTCGCCGCCGATACAATATCATACCTGAATTCAGAGTAGGATTGCATATGGGGGAAGTAACGGTTGGGCAAATTGGTGTGATTAAAAAAGATCTGGCCATGAGTGGCGATACGATGAACACTACTGCACGCATACGCAGCGCCTGCACCGAACTGAATCAGAAGTTTATTATGTCGAAAAATTTTATGGAGAACAGTGATTTAACGGATTGGCAAGGTGAAAGTCTCGGCATTATTGATCTCAAAGGAAAAGCAGAGGGTATTGAATTGTTCTCGATCAAAATATAA